From the genome of Campylobacter sp. RM16189, one region includes:
- a CDS encoding TlyA family RNA methyltransferase translates to MRFDLFVAQRLDISRNKASELIKSGKILLNGEVETKPNKEAGEDDKINLLEEVYVGRGALKLKSFLEHYKLDLKGKTALDIGSSTGGFVQILLKEGASRVTALDVGNSQLDESLKSDSRVEVKEDTDIREFAREAKFEDESMKFDVVTCDVSFISATQILADIFRVAKKDIIILFKPQFEVGREAKRNKKGVVTDAKAVSQARAKFELAAANLGLVLRACQQCEIRGKEGNAEFFYSFNKV, encoded by the coding sequence ATGAGGTTTGATCTGTTTGTGGCACAAAGGCTTGATATCAGCAGAAACAAGGCTAGCGAGCTCATAAAATCGGGTAAAATTTTACTAAACGGCGAAGTTGAGACAAAGCCAAATAAAGAAGCTGGCGAAGATGACAAGATAAATTTGCTTGAAGAGGTTTATGTCGGACGAGGAGCGCTTAAGTTAAAGAGCTTTTTAGAACATTATAAGCTTGATTTAAAGGGCAAAACAGCTCTTGATATCGGTAGTAGTACAGGTGGATTCGTGCAAATTTTGCTTAAAGAGGGCGCAAGTAGAGTAACCGCGCTTGATGTGGGCAATAGCCAGCTTGATGAGAGCTTAAAAAGCGATAGTAGGGTCGAGGTAAAAGAAGATACCGACATAAGAGAGTTTGCTCGCGAGGCGAAATTTGAAGATGAAAGTATGAAATTTGATGTAGTAACCTGCGATGTGAGCTTCATCTCAGCAACTCAGATACTGGCTGATATTTTTAGAGTCGCAAAAAAGGATATAATAATACTCTTTAAGCCCCAGTTTGAAGTAGGGCGCGAGGCTAAACGCAACAAAAAAGGCGTCGTAACCGATGCTAAAGCGGTGTCGCAAGCAAGGGCTAAATTTGAGCTTGCGGCTGCAAATTTGGGCTTAGTGTTAAGAGCATGCCAGCAGTGCGAGATAAGAGGAAAGGAAGGAAATGCCGAATTTTTCTACTCTTTTAACAAAGTCTGA
- a CDS encoding bifunctional riboflavin kinase/FAD synthetase: MPNFSTLLTKSDITAVAIGHFDGVHRGHRQLLDRLGEFGGLVVIDKDKANLTPKLKRAEYSRYPCFLYNFADIKGLSGPEFIDLLKRDFKNLKKIVVGFDFRFGRNRAWDKYDLKRIFDGQVDIVQEYCFDGMGVHSSAIREFIKQGKIYEANHLLGREYSIEGDVIKGQGIGQKELVPTLNLDVKNYLLPIEGVYATRTRIGYNTYGSVTFIGNRLSTDGKFSVETHVINENIPSASHVAVCFIKRLRGNMKFRNLSELKEQIRLDIKQASQFVGTCDLYIDDKMVVGSRA, from the coding sequence ATGCCGAATTTTTCTACTCTTTTAACAAAGTCTGATATAACGGCTGTTGCGATCGGGCATTTTGATGGAGTTCATCGCGGACATAGGCAGCTTTTGGATCGTTTGGGCGAATTTGGCGGACTAGTTGTTATAGATAAGGATAAAGCCAATCTTACTCCAAAGCTTAAACGCGCTGAATACTCGAGATATCCTTGCTTTTTATATAATTTTGCAGACATAAAAGGCTTGAGCGGACCTGAATTTATCGATCTTTTAAAAAGAGATTTTAAAAATTTAAAAAAGATAGTCGTGGGATTTGATTTTAGATTTGGGCGAAACAGAGCGTGGGACAAGTATGATTTAAAGCGAATTTTTGACGGGCAAGTTGATATCGTGCAAGAATATTGTTTTGACGGGATGGGTGTGCATAGCTCGGCTATTAGAGAATTTATAAAACAGGGAAAAATTTATGAGGCAAATCACCTACTGGGACGCGAATACTCAATCGAAGGCGATGTGATCAAAGGTCAAGGAATAGGGCAAAAAGAGCTTGTGCCGACTCTAAATTTGGATGTAAAAAACTATCTTTTGCCTATCGAGGGCGTTTATGCAACGCGCACAAGAATCGGCTATAATACCTATGGCTCGGTAACTTTTATCGGCAATCGCTTAAGCACGGATGGCAAATTTAGCGTAGAAACTCACGTGATAAACGAAAACATACCAAGTGCCAGCCATGTAGCGGTATGCTTTATCAAGCGACTTCGCGGCAATATGAAATTTAGAAATTTAAGCGAGCTAAAAGAGCAGATCAGGCTTGATATCAAGCAGGCTTCGCAGTTTGTGGGAACTTGTGATCTATATATAGACGATAAGATGGTAGTTGGAAGCAGGGCGTAA
- the cmoA gene encoding carboxy-S-adenosyl-L-methionine synthase CmoA produces the protein MRDEIFKEPIKKQFEFDAAVASVFDDMINRSVPHYDIAQGLIVEFLVKTLKKQACVIDLGCSTASTLLRLYEARSDLNLRGIDNAAAMLENANAKIRAYGANISLELADILECDLGVQDAVLMNYTLQFIRPIKRQEFVGKIYESLNENGIFVFSEKMIFEDKTLSKNIIEIYENYKLNQGYSKFEIAQKREALENVLIPYTEAENRELALNAGFKSVECLFRWANFATFIAFK, from the coding sequence ATGAGAGATGAAATTTTTAAAGAGCCGATAAAAAAGCAGTTTGAATTTGACGCTGCAGTGGCTAGTGTCTTTGATGATATGATAAACCGCTCGGTGCCACACTATGATATCGCGCAAGGTCTTATCGTGGAATTTCTTGTAAAGACTTTGAAAAAGCAGGCTTGCGTGATCGATCTTGGCTGCTCTACGGCTTCCACGCTACTTAGGCTTTATGAGGCAAGAAGTGATCTAAATTTGCGCGGCATAGATAACGCAGCCGCCATGCTTGAAAACGCAAACGCAAAGATAAGAGCGTATGGAGCTAACATAAGCCTTGAGCTTGCCGATATATTAGAGTGCGATTTAGGTGTGCAAGATGCGGTGCTGATGAACTATACTTTGCAGTTTATCCGCCCTATAAAAAGACAGGAATTCGTGGGCAAAATTTATGAGAGCCTAAATGAAAACGGAATTTTCGTCTTTAGCGAAAAGATGATATTTGAAGATAAGACATTAAGTAAAAATATCATCGAAATTTACGAAAACTACAAGCTAAATCAAGGGTATTCTAAATTCGAAATCGCTCAAAAGCGAGAAGCTCTTGAAAACGTGCTGATACCATACACTGAAGCCGAAAACAGAGAGCTTGCTTTAAATGCGGGATTTAAGAGTGTGGAGTGCTTGTTTAGATGGGCAAATTTCGCCACATTTATAGCATTTAAGTAG
- a CDS encoding transglutaminase domain-containing protein: protein MQRRDFFKFSAVVGAASFAPNVVLANSEAIKTPNKNRIFDVSLKHSLKEQGKLSRLWVPLLVGNEYQQLVSNYDVSTNAKEHYISDLVIPTLYAGFGEDEKDANLELKFRVRTQERNTDFSKVNFNENEKLSPEIEFFLKPTKQIPNTGIVKQKAEEIVKGIKGDLEKAKAIYTWVANTMERDNSVIGCGLGDVKAILESGKLVGKCTDINSVFVGLCRAVGIPARELFGIRVGQSRFSNEMGKADENGLAKISGGQHCRAEFYLKGYGWIPVDPADVTKVRLGEKLSNSDEKLNKIREYLFGNWEMCWVGFNYGRDFILKPEPEQIPLNNFGYPYAETDGNTANYYSPQDFSYDYTAQELKA, encoded by the coding sequence ATGCAAAGACGTGATTTTTTCAAATTTAGTGCGGTTGTCGGTGCGGCTAGTTTTGCGCCTAATGTTGTTTTAGCTAATAGTGAGGCGATTAAGACGCCTAACAAAAATAGAATTTTTGACGTTAGCTTAAAGCATAGTTTAAAAGAGCAGGGTAAGCTTAGCAGGCTTTGGGTTCCGCTTCTTGTCGGTAACGAATATCAGCAGCTTGTAAGCAACTATGATGTATCGACAAACGCAAAAGAACACTATATCTCAGATCTTGTGATACCTACGCTTTATGCGGGATTTGGCGAAGATGAAAAAGATGCGAATTTAGAGCTTAAATTTCGTGTCCGGACACAGGAGAGAAATACTGATTTTAGCAAGGTAAATTTCAACGAAAACGAAAAACTTAGCCCTGAGATAGAGTTTTTCTTAAAACCTACTAAACAAATCCCAAATACAGGCATAGTAAAGCAAAAAGCCGAAGAGATCGTAAAAGGCATAAAGGGCGATCTTGAAAAGGCAAAAGCTATATACACTTGGGTGGCAAATACTATGGAGCGGGATAACAGCGTCATAGGATGCGGTCTAGGAGATGTAAAAGCGATACTTGAAAGCGGAAAGCTCGTGGGCAAATGCACCGATATAAACTCCGTTTTCGTAGGGCTTTGCAGGGCGGTTGGCATACCTGCTAGAGAGCTCTTTGGCATAAGAGTCGGTCAAAGCAGATTTTCAAACGAGATGGGCAAGGCGGATGAAAACGGACTTGCTAAAATTTCAGGCGGACAGCATTGTAGAGCGGAATTTTATCTTAAAGGATACGGCTGGATACCCGTAGATCCTGCCGATGTTACTAAAGTGCGTCTAGGTGAAAAGCTAAGCAATAGCGATGAGAAATTAAACAAAATTCGCGAATATCTCTTTGGTAACTGGGAGATGTGCTGGGTAGGCTTTAACTACGGACGCGACTTCATCTTGAAGCCCGAGCCTGAGCAAATCCCGCTAAATAACTTCGGCTATCCGTATGCGGAAACTGACGGAAATACGGCAAATTATTATTCGCCACAAGATTTTAGCTACGACTATACCGCACAAGAGTTAAAAGCTTGA
- a CDS encoding aryl sulfotransferase — protein sequence MFLAIASIISAFAATLCCLPALVFLIFGSTFTLFGFAEQLSEFRGILSILALVCLALSIFYFFKKDRSCSLKKTGKKWLLIYVFLAVFVFILLSYPEVLGAIYA from the coding sequence GTGTTTTTAGCCATCGCTTCGATAATAAGTGCTTTTGCGGCTACACTTTGCTGCTTGCCGGCACTTGTTTTTTTGATATTTGGATCTACATTTACTCTTTTTGGTTTTGCCGAGCAGCTAAGCGAATTTAGAGGGATTTTAAGTATTCTTGCCCTTGTTTGCTTGGCTCTTTCTATATTTTATTTTTTTAAAAAAGATAGAAGTTGCTCGCTTAAAAAAACAGGCAAAAAATGGCTTTTGATATATGTTTTTTTAGCTGTTTTTGTGTTTATTTTGCTATCATATCCTGAAGTTTTGGGGGCTATCTATGCGTAA
- a CDS encoding heavy-metal-associated domain-containing protein: MRKFIALIFLCAFSFADQKVVILVEEMHCPLCTAMVRKALLKVDGVKEVKASLRDKTAVVKTLKDISEQQLLDAVATTGYKGKIINNLKE, encoded by the coding sequence ATGCGTAAATTTATCGCTCTTATCTTTCTTTGCGCTTTTTCGTTTGCCGATCAAAAAGTTGTTATTTTGGTTGAGGAGATGCACTGTCCGCTTTGTACGGCTATGGTTAGAAAAGCGCTATTAAAAGTAGATGGCGTAAAAGAGGTAAAGGCTAGTTTGCGCGATAAGACGGCAGTTGTTAAAACGCTTAAAGATATAAGCGAGCAACAACTCTTAGACGCGGTAGCAACCACAGGCTATAAAGGTAAGATAATAAACAACTTAAAGGAGTAG
- a CDS encoding M20/M25/M40 family metallo-hydrolase: protein MQKNDVMSDFKKLCEIPHCSYETEQMREFLVEFAKSQGFNVDVDELGNIHAHKGNPKICLQSHYDMVCVGAAPKLELIEENGILRAKNSTLGADNGIGVAMMMGAMREFANLECLFTNDEEVGLVGANGFKSKIIAPNLLNLDSEEDDRVTLGCAGGINVSAKVSDEKVKKSGKVYEVSVTGLPGGHSGNEIHKNIPSSIKIIGKFLAENGCELISLDFGERSNSIPANARCKVLCAQELKSDGLVEVVALNEDSAEVLAHSGKILALINSFPQGVRSYNVELNMVNNSINLSTVKQKDGLVEFDFFGRAMTREGLDIVGFETKTLADALGFDVSVRDRSANWSPSISEFSEVVLEELKKFKPEAKFSAVHAGLECGILVSKQPSLEACSIGPNIHSPHSVNEHCEIESVEMMDKVVRNIVARMQ from the coding sequence ATGCAAAAAAATGACGTTATGAGCGACTTTAAAAAGCTTTGCGAAATTCCTCATTGTAGCTATGAGACAGAACAGATGAGAGAATTCTTGGTAGAATTTGCCAAATCTCAAGGCTTTAATGTAGATGTGGACGAGCTTGGAAATATACACGCTCACAAAGGAAATCCTAAAATTTGCCTTCAAAGCCACTATGATATGGTTTGCGTAGGTGCTGCTCCAAAGCTAGAGCTTATCGAAGAAAACGGGATTTTAAGAGCTAAAAACTCAACTTTAGGTGCAGATAACGGCATAGGCGTAGCCATGATGATGGGTGCGATGAGAGAGTTTGCGAATTTAGAGTGTCTGTTTACAAATGATGAAGAGGTTGGGCTTGTAGGCGCAAACGGATTTAAAAGTAAGATTATCGCTCCAAATTTGTTAAATTTAGACAGCGAAGAAGATGATCGTGTGACTTTAGGCTGCGCAGGCGGTATAAACGTAAGCGCAAAGGTAAGCGATGAAAAAGTTAAAAAAAGCGGAAAAGTTTATGAAGTAAGCGTTACCGGACTTCCGGGTGGTCACTCGGGTAATGAAATTCATAAAAACATCCCAAGCTCCATAAAGATAATCGGCAAATTTTTAGCCGAAAACGGTTGTGAGCTGATCAGCCTTGACTTTGGCGAAAGAAGCAACTCTATCCCTGCAAATGCAAGATGTAAGGTGCTTTGCGCGCAAGAGCTAAAATCAGACGGCCTTGTAGAAGTAGTTGCTCTTAATGAAGATAGTGCCGAGGTGCTGGCTCACAGCGGTAAAATTTTAGCCCTTATCAACTCATTCCCGCAAGGCGTAAGAAGCTATAATGTCGAGCTAAATATGGTAAATAACAGCATAAATCTCTCAACCGTCAAGCAAAAAGATGGCTTGGTGGAATTTGACTTCTTCGGAAGAGCTATGACTAGAGAAGGGCTTGATATCGTAGGTTTTGAGACTAAGACTTTAGCTGATGCTCTTGGCTTTGACGTTAGCGTAAGGGACCGCTCGGCTAACTGGAGTCCGTCGATTAGCGAGTTTAGCGAAGTAGTGCTTGAAGAGCTTAAGAAATTTAAGCCTGAAGCTAAATTTTCAGCCGTTCATGCCGGACTTGAATGCGGAATTTTAGTAAGCAAGCAACCGAGCCTTGAAGCTTGCTCTATCGGACCGAACATCCACTCGCCTCACTCGGTAAACGAGCACTGCGAGATAGAGTCGGTTGAGATGATGGATAAGGTCGTTAGAAATATAGTTGCACGTATGCAGTAG
- the nth gene encoding endonuclease III translates to MRTKKDIQNIKNKFLANFENARSELQFRNLYELIVCVMLSAQCTDKRVNLITPELFKAYPDINSMANANLASVKMLIQSCSFFNNKAENLIKMAKSVMENFGGEIPLNEKDLVSLAGVGQKTAHVVLIEHNGENLMAVDTHVFRVSHRLGLSSAKTPEAVEIDLTKAFKTDLNILHQAMVLFGRYTCKAVKPKCEECFMSELCKSKDKRI, encoded by the coding sequence TTGAGAACGAAAAAAGATATACAAAATATAAAAAATAAATTTTTAGCAAATTTTGAAAACGCAAGAAGCGAACTTCAGTTTAGAAACCTATATGAACTCATAGTATGTGTGATGCTATCTGCACAATGCACCGACAAGAGAGTAAATCTAATAACACCTGAGCTTTTTAAGGCATATCCCGATATAAATTCAATGGCAAATGCAAATTTGGCGAGCGTAAAGATGCTGATACAAAGTTGCAGCTTCTTTAACAACAAGGCTGAAAATTTAATCAAAATGGCAAAAAGTGTTATGGAAAATTTCGGCGGAGAGATTCCATTAAACGAAAAAGATCTGGTAAGTCTTGCCGGAGTCGGACAAAAGACCGCTCATGTAGTACTTATAGAGCATAACGGCGAAAATTTAATGGCTGTGGACACCCATGTATTTAGAGTCTCTCATAGACTTGGTTTAAGCAGCGCTAAGACTCCTGAAGCCGTAGAAATAGATCTAACCAAGGCTTTTAAAACTGATCTAAATATACTTCATCAAGCTATGGTCTTATTTGGCCGATATACCTGCAAAGCGGTTAAACCAAAGTGTGAAGAGTGCTTTATGAGTGAGCTTTGTAAAAGCAAGGATAAGAGAATTTAA
- a CDS encoding peptidyl-prolyl cis-trans isomerase, which translates to MNKVLFGALSLAAAMSLNAAVYATVDGMNIEEKDVQLTLGAMPGVTIEQLPKDTQKKVIDETIARKLLTKEAKKSGIEKDSEYKNAIETLKDNVALDVWMRKIFNDIKVSEKDVKDFYDKNKDQFAEPAQAKAKHILVSAEKDAVDIINQLKGLKGDALVKKFEEIAKAKSIDPGSGANGGELGWFGQSQMVKPFADAAFALKKGEITTKPVQTQFGYHVIFKEDSKNAGTATLNEVKGHIESNLKMEKFRDEMKKRGDDLRAKAKVEYK; encoded by the coding sequence ATGAATAAGGTTTTGTTTGGAGCTTTGAGTTTAGCGGCTGCTATGAGCCTAAATGCAGCTGTTTATGCAACTGTTGATGGTATGAATATAGAAGAAAAAGATGTGCAACTTACACTTGGTGCTATGCCTGGAGTAACTATTGAACAACTTCCTAAAGATACTCAAAAAAAGGTAATAGACGAGACTATAGCTAGAAAGCTTCTTACTAAAGAGGCTAAAAAAAGCGGAATAGAGAAAGATAGCGAATATAAAAATGCTATAGAGACTTTAAAAGACAATGTAGCGCTAGATGTTTGGATGAGAAAAATTTTTAACGATATTAAAGTAAGCGAAAAAGATGTGAAGGATTTTTACGATAAAAATAAAGATCAATTTGCAGAGCCTGCACAAGCTAAAGCTAAACATATTTTAGTATCTGCTGAAAAAGATGCAGTTGATATAATAAATCAGCTAAAAGGTCTAAAAGGAGATGCTTTAGTTAAAAAATTTGAAGAGATAGCCAAAGCTAAATCAATAGATCCCGGTTCAGGCGCTAACGGCGGTGAGCTAGGCTGGTTTGGTCAATCTCAAATGGTAAAACCATTCGCAGATGCTGCTTTTGCACTTAAGAAAGGTGAAATTACAACAAAACCTGTTCAAACACAGTTTGGTTATCACGTAATATTTAAAGAGGACTCTAAAAATGCAGGAACAGCTACTCTTAATGAGGTTAAAGGCCACATCGAGAGTAATTTAAAAATGGAAAAATTTAGAGACGAGATGAAAAAACGTGGCGATGATCTTCGCGCTAAAGCAAAAGTTGAATATAAATAA
- the fbaA gene encoding class II fructose-bisphosphate aldolase: MGVLDIVKPGVLVGDDVNKLYEYAKSEGFAIPAVNVVGSNSVNAVLEAAKTAKAPVIIQFSNGGAGFYAGKACENAAVLGAVAGAQHVHLLAKHYGVPVILHTDHAAKKLLPWIDELIKFSREYKKFHGKPLFSSHMLDLSEESLEENISICEKYLKELSELGISLEIELGVTGGEEDGVDNTGVDNALLYTQPEDVALAYERLGKISDKFSIAASFGNVHGVYKPGNVVLRPEILKNSQEFVSKKFNTTCKKPVNFVFHGGSGSELKDIKDAVSYGVIKMNIDTDTQWAFWDGVREYELKNRAYLQGQIGNPEGDDKPNKKYYDPRKWLRGGEESMVKRLLTAFEDLNCLNRN, encoded by the coding sequence ATGGGTGTTTTGGATATCGTAAAGCCAGGAGTTTTGGTAGGAGATGATGTTAATAAACTTTATGAATATGCTAAAAGCGAAGGGTTTGCGATCCCTGCGGTAAATGTTGTAGGAAGTAATTCGGTAAATGCAGTATTAGAAGCCGCAAAGACAGCTAAAGCACCTGTTATTATTCAGTTTTCAAACGGTGGAGCCGGATTTTATGCTGGTAAGGCCTGTGAAAATGCAGCCGTTCTTGGAGCGGTTGCAGGAGCGCAACATGTGCATTTATTGGCTAAGCATTACGGTGTGCCTGTAATCCTTCATACTGATCATGCCGCAAAAAAATTGCTCCCATGGATAGATGAACTTATTAAATTTAGCCGTGAATATAAGAAATTTCACGGCAAACCACTTTTTAGCTCTCATATGCTTGATCTTAGCGAAGAGAGTTTAGAAGAAAATATCTCAATTTGCGAAAAATACTTAAAAGAGCTTAGCGAACTAGGAATTAGTCTAGAAATCGAGCTTGGAGTAACCGGCGGGGAAGAAGACGGTGTCGATAATACTGGCGTAGATAATGCTCTTTTATACACACAACCTGAAGATGTGGCTCTTGCTTACGAAAGACTTGGCAAGATAAGCGATAAATTTAGCATTGCGGCCAGCTTTGGTAATGTTCATGGAGTTTATAAGCCAGGAAATGTGGTGTTAAGACCTGAAATATTAAAAAATTCTCAGGAATTTGTTAGTAAAAAATTTAACACAACTTGCAAAAAACCTGTAAATTTCGTATTTCACGGTGGAAGTGGAAGTGAGTTAAAAGATATTAAAGATGCTGTTAGCTACGGTGTAATTAAGATGAACATAGATACCGATACTCAGTGGGCGTTTTGGGATGGAGTGAGGGAATATGAACTAAAAAATAGAGCCTATTTGCAAGGTCAAATAGGAAATCCTGAAGGTGATGATAAACCTAATAAAAAATATTATGATCCTAGAAAATGGCTAAGAGGCGGAGAAGAGTCTATGGTGAAACGCCTACTTACAGCATTTGAGGATTTAAACTGCTTGAATAGAAATTAA
- a CDS encoding MotA/TolQ/ExbB proton channel family protein, producing the protein MGLKNDTLAELALPEAQNRKSALVYLKIVFLPIAIYVIVLLGYFKVIDFKVGLHTVIMMGIILFIALIFAKNSAELAYCHFEQSGADFKRNLKEYIIKHLLVIGKDTKSNASFDDFVEYYTRNLRNENFASVGAGIFPMFGILGTFISIALSMPEFNSSNTIGLEKEISMLLSGVATAFYVSIYGIFLALWWIFFEKYGMSRFEILVRRQKNSTSSFFWTKEEIDRRFLQENLSHFEKIGVIFEHVSNQEFFAELNKTIDNKFKVFSDIVKTEGDAVKLSSEHIKQTMTALLKSSKDQRDLVKIHAEILNVINKFNINIKDMQMKFSEQYNKLYDVGNERILKLEKSVIDLENNIKNFNTSLNTFSDEILEKQKQAMDGFKTSLIEGMSAFKEAFNEENIAYDDNINLINELKQDIDELDKEASEILQTIEKASMLNEDKK; encoded by the coding sequence ATGGGTTTAAAAAACGATACCTTAGCCGAACTTGCTCTGCCTGAAGCGCAGAATAGAAAGTCGGCTCTGGTATATTTAAAAATAGTATTTTTGCCGATTGCTATATATGTTATTGTTCTTCTTGGTTATTTTAAAGTTATAGATTTTAAAGTGGGTCTTCATACTGTCATAATGATGGGTATAATACTTTTTATCGCTTTGATTTTTGCTAAAAACAGCGCCGAGCTTGCCTATTGTCACTTTGAGCAAAGTGGAGCTGATTTTAAGAGAAATTTAAAAGAGTATATTATCAAACATCTCTTGGTGATCGGAAAAGATACGAAGTCAAACGCTAGTTTCGATGATTTTGTAGAGTATTATACTAGAAATTTAAGAAATGAAAATTTTGCTTCAGTGGGTGCTGGCATCTTTCCTATGTTTGGAATTTTGGGAACATTTATAAGTATAGCTTTATCTATGCCTGAGTTTAACTCATCAAATACTATTGGGCTTGAAAAAGAGATTTCAATGCTTTTAAGTGGCGTTGCTACCGCATTTTATGTCTCAATTTACGGAATATTCTTAGCTCTTTGGTGGATATTTTTTGAAAAATACGGAATGAGTCGTTTTGAAATTTTAGTTAGAAGACAAAAGAATTCTACAAGTTCGTTTTTTTGGACTAAAGAAGAGATTGATAGAAGATTTTTGCAAGAAAATTTAAGCCATTTTGAAAAGATAGGTGTAATATTTGAGCATGTAAGCAATCAAGAATTTTTTGCAGAACTTAATAAGACTATAGATAATAAATTTAAAGTATTTAGCGATATTGTAAAAACAGAGGGAGATGCTGTAAAACTTAGCAGCGAACATATAAAACAGACCATGACAGCCCTTTTAAAATCCTCAAAAGATCAAAGGGATCTAGTTAAAATTCATGCCGAAATTTTAAATGTTATCAACAAATTTAATATCAATATCAAAGATATGCAGATGAAATTTTCAGAGCAGTATAATAAGCTTTATGATGTAGGAAATGAGCGCATATTAAAGCTTGAAAAAAGCGTTATAGATTTAGAAAATAATATTAAAAATTTCAACACCTCACTTAATACTTTTAGCGATGAGATATTGGAAAAACAAAAACAAGCTATGGATGGATTTAAGACTAGCCTAATAGAAGGAATGAGTGCTTTTAAAGAGGCTTTTAATGAAGAAAATATAGCCTATGATGACAATATAAATCTTATTAATGAGCTAAAACAGGATATTGACGAGCTTGATAAAGAAGCAAGTGAGATCTTGCAAACAATAGAAAAAGCAAGCATGTTAAATGAAGATAAGAAATAG